The genomic DNA AGACGGTATAGGAAACGCCGTTTTTAATATATTCACCGGAAGTATCTCTTGTTGTTGAATTTAATGTTGAAGTTACTGTCGTACTGCTCGACTTGCTGACTGTCGTATAGTTAGAGCTTGCTACCGCATTGGCAGAATTGAGACCAAAGCTGCCTGCATCCTTGGTCTTCACGACCATGACACGGTAGTTCTGAATGTTGCTTGTATTTTGAGGCTGGTTAAAGCTGACCGAAATATCCCGGCCGTCGCCATAATCATTGATATCGCTCGCTTTTACGCTGGAAACCGAGCTCACCGGTGAAGCTGTTGTCAATGTGACCGTTGGTGATACGCCGGATAAAGAACTGGATCCTCTTTTGCCGACTGTGAGTACATAGACGCTATATGATTGATTAGCCTTCAACACATCACCGTTCACATCCTTCGACTGTGCCGACAATGTTACGAGCGGATCATATCCGGACGGCTGCACCGATGTGTAAGATCCGGTAGAAAGAGCCTGGGACAGTGTAAAGCCATATGCATTAGAGGACTTGACTACCATAACACGGTATTCGCTGATATCCGATTCCCGCTGCACTTTTGGAAAGCTTACCTCCAGGTCGCGACCATCGCCGTTTTTGCCTACGACACGTGCGGATACGTAAGAAACGGAGCCAACCGTTGTATCCGAGGTCATGATACTTACGGTCTGCGCGGCCTGATTCCAGTTCACTTCAGCGCCAAGCGTTTCGCTCACGAAGCGGACCGGGACCATCGTGGTTCCCGACAGATTTTGAGCAGGTACATCCAGCGCGATCCTTTGATTGTTGACCGTTGCCGTCTGCGCTCCTATTTTGAGTACGATCGTAATATCATCTCGGGTTGCGGTTACCGTACTGGTCTTCTGGTTCCACGACACCTTTGCATCAAACGCTTCGAAAATCGCCCGCATTGGCAGCATCGTTCTGCCTTTGACCATGGTGGGCGCCTGCAGCGGATTCAGTTTGACTCCGTCCACATACACACTAATTTTTTGGGCGGCTGCTCCCTGCACCTGCGCAGGCTGCAGAGAAAATGAAACAACCATCAGTACCGCCACAAGCATAACCCAAAGCTTTTTCACGGTTCTCCTCCTCTATCTTTCTTATATAATTAGCTACACTTATTTGACGAGCGAAGTGCCAGAAATGTTTTCCATTTTTAAAAAAATATATAGGTTCTATACATTAAAAAGGCGTCTTCGACGAACCTTTTCAGATTTAGACCTTTTTCGAGGTGCAATTAAAAAAAAGCACCGCCTTGTAGGCAGTGCTTTTTGCTTTTATGATTTGTTTTTTTGCAGCTTGATCAGCTCATTAAAGGTTAGAATGATGGACCAGATCACCAGGATGAAGCCTATAAATTGCAGAAGGTAGATGAGATAAGGTTCAATTTTGGTAACGGATCCAAAAAAGGACTTAAAGAGGGACAAAGGCTCCTCTGATGACAGCTGCATTAACATAAATCCGATGATAAAGCTGATTAGTAACGTTATTTTTTTCTCCAATGATTGTTGCCTCCCTGCCATGCGCAGCACGTTATATGTTCCAATATAACTTACATGGTATATATTGTCTATTGCCTCACAAAAATGAAAAATACGCTAAATTACGGCATAGTTCGCCCTAAAACGCAAAAAAAGACCAAGCAAATCCGCTCAGGTAAAGAGGAGATTTGTCGGTCCCGATACCTTATTTATTGATGACTGCCCGATGGGACAGGACTGCTCTTGAGCGGTATAAAATGCTTTTCAGGTATAAAAAAGGGCTCCCGATCCACAATATCTGAAGGGTTATACCCTCGGCAGTCCATTTCACATGCTGAAAGGCCGGTGCTCCATTTGGCTCTAAATTTCTCTGCGCTGGCCAGGGAGGATCGTTTGTAATCCATGCGGTTGGATGTGAAGGTGCCCTGTCCTTCATGGTGTATGAAAATATCCTGGGCTACCCATAGACGTTTGCCGCTAATACGGGTGCGAATGGAAAAGTCATCATCCTCATAGTTCCCGGGGAAAAACCTCTCATCGAAACCGCCGATCCGGTCCAGCAGACTCCGGTGAAAAAGCATGCAAAAGCCGATCAGCTTGTGCGAGTAAAATCCGGAGCCGGCTAAATCCTGCTGTCGCTGAAGGGCATAGGCATTCAAATTTTCCGAAGCTGGCCATTCAGTCACAGGGATCCTTTGAATAGGAGCGACGTTATTGGAAACCGGCCCTACGATGCCGATGTTTGAATCACGTAAAAGTGCGGCGTACAGCCCGGAAAGCCAGTTCGGCGTGACTACTGTATCATTGTTCAGAAGCAGGATATAATCACCCGTTGCTTCTAACATCCCCTGGTTGGTGCCTGCGGCGAATCCCTTGTTTTCCTCGTTCAAAATCAGCTTCACACCCGCCATGGATCTCCAGTATTCCAGCGTGCCGTCTGTTGAGCCGTTATCCACCACAATCCATTCCAGAGGCTCCGTAGTATGGGAAAGTACGCTCTCTACACACCGCCGCGTCATATCCAGACCGTTGCGGGTAAGCATGACTACTGAGGTTAATGGCATATGTACATCTCCTTTTTGGCCGGGAAGGCGTAAACGCCAGCTTACAGACCCGACGTACTTAATATATACGGCAGTACCCGGGCTGCCGGAGATTCTGCAGGCATAATGATTCCAAGACCATTACTTGAGTGCAGTTGGTGCCATATTAAATCAAACTCTGTTTCCTGCAGGAAATCCTCGATGGCCGTCAAGACCCCATTGCGCTCACCATGCTCAAGTACAGCGTTGCTGACCACATAATTGAAGCCCCCTATAGGCAAGAGCCGGGGATTCCCGGGTACCAATCCCTGTTTGGCGTAAGGCTGCCGATAATCGGGCGGAATGTTGTCTGGAAAATAGTACATATCCCGCCGTCCATAAGGCCATTCGGTATCATGCAGCAGGACTACCGGAAAGGCTCCCGCCGACTTGGCCATATTCTCGACCTGCTTCAATTCATGGTAAACGGTATACCAGTTGTGGTCCCCGTCAATGAGGATCATGTCATAGGATTCAAGCTTTGGGAGCGCCTGAAGACTGAATTCCCGGAGCATATGAAAGGCTTCTCCGTAATAATCCTTCAGGAGTTCCACATCGAACTGCGGAGCCGGATCAATCACCGTGCACCTGGCTTCGGCATGCTGACAGTAATCCAGAAGCTTAAATGTGTTCAGGCCTGTCAGTGAGCCAATTTCAACGATGTTTGTCGGTTGTGCCGCGATCATAATTGGTTTAATGGCCTTTTCCCAAAAGCGGTGCATATTCATCCTCCTAACCTTAAATATGCTCTATCCCCCAATTTATGTCGTTGACAGATCGTTCATACGCGACTCGGGGAATTAGATAGGATTTGGCGTATGCCTACTGAAGCCAGAGGGAATGTATTTCATGCGTTATAAGGAAGCGGAATCAAGGCCATTATGTTCTCTTCCTTAATAATAGAACACCTCTCCCCTGCAGATTTATTGTGCAGGTCGTGGAGAGGTGTTATGGAGTTAAGCGCTATAAAACTAAGGCATCAGGTAATCGTCAAACCACCGCTTGCGTATCCAGCTGCTGTGTTCAACAGCGTTAAACCGGCCGCTGTTGCTGAAAATACCAGCAGAAGACGGGTCGATGGAGTAACGGCAATACTCAGGCCAGTCGTTATGCCTGATGCAACGGTGCCTAATGCAAGAACACCTGTTAAGGCT from Paenibacillus sp. J23TS9 includes the following:
- a CDS encoding glycosyltransferase family 2 protein, with the translated sequence MPLTSVVMLTRNGLDMTRRCVESVLSHTTEPLEWIVVDNGSTDGTLEYWRSMAGVKLILNEENKGFAAGTNQGMLEATGDYILLLNNDTVVTPNWLSGLYAALLRDSNIGIVGPVSNNVAPIQRIPVTEWPASENLNAYALQRQQDLAGSGFYSHKLIGFCMLFHRSLLDRIGGFDERFFPGNYEDDDFSIRTRISGKRLWVAQDIFIHHEGQGTFTSNRMDYKRSSLASAEKFRAKWSTGLSACEMDCRGYNPSDIVDREPFFIPEKHFIPLKSSPVPSGSHQ
- a CDS encoding class I SAM-dependent methyltransferase, coding for MHRFWEKAIKPIMIAAQPTNIVEIGSLTGLNTFKLLDYCQHAEARCTVIDPAPQFDVELLKDYYGEAFHMLREFSLQALPKLESYDMILIDGDHNWYTVYHELKQVENMAKSAGAFPVVLLHDTEWPYGRRDMYYFPDNIPPDYRQPYAKQGLVPGNPRLLPIGGFNYVVSNAVLEHGERNGVLTAIEDFLQETEFDLIWHQLHSSNGLGIIMPAESPAARVLPYILSTSGL